In uncultured Cohaesibacter sp., a genomic segment contains:
- the nqrE gene encoding NADH:ubiquinone reductase (Na(+)-transporting) subunit E gives MEGLISLAVKAIFIENLALSFFLGMCTFLAVSKKVETAIGLGISVTVVQAITVPANNLILHFFLAKGALSWLGLEDVDLTFIGLISYIGVIAAMVQILEMILDRFFPALYNALGIFLPLITVNCAIMGGSLFMVERDYTFTESSVYGVASGLGWALAITAMAGVREKLKYSDVPAGLQGLGVTFITAGLMAMGFMAFSGVKL, from the coding sequence ATGGAAGGTCTTATTTCTCTTGCGGTCAAGGCGATCTTCATCGAGAACCTTGCGCTTTCCTTCTTCCTGGGCATGTGTACCTTCCTTGCCGTGTCCAAGAAGGTTGAAACTGCAATCGGTCTGGGGATCTCCGTGACGGTTGTTCAGGCCATTACGGTGCCTGCCAACAACCTGATCCTGCATTTCTTCCTCGCCAAGGGCGCGCTGTCCTGGCTTGGTCTTGAAGATGTGGATCTGACCTTCATCGGTCTGATTTCCTATATCGGCGTCATTGCCGCTATGGTGCAGATCCTTGAAATGATCCTCGATCGCTTCTTCCCCGCGCTCTATAACGCTCTGGGTATCTTCCTGCCGCTGATCACGGTGAACTGCGCCATCATGGGTGGTTCGCTCTTCATGGTGGAACGCGACTATACCTTTACCGAAAGCTCCGTTTACGGCGTTGCTTCCGGTCTTGGCTGGGCCTTGGCAATCACTGCCATGGCAGGGGTGCGCGAGAAGCTGAAATATTCAGACGTGCCAGCAGGTCTTCAGGGCCTCGGCGTGACATTCATCACCGCAGGGTTGATGGCCATGGGCTTCATGGCTTTCTCCGGCGTGAAGCTGTAA
- the nqrF gene encoding NADH:ubiquinone reductase (Na(+)-transporting) subunit F, which yields MEEFALGITFFILIVLALVAIILFARSRLVSTGNVNITINGERTISVPAGGKLLGVLASQKIFVPSACGGGGTCAQCRCKVFEGGGSILPTEETHITKREARSGDRLSCQVAVKQDMKIEVPEEVFGVKKWECTVKSNDNVATFIKNLVLELPEGEDVKFRAGGYIQIEAPAHTVKYSDFEVAEEYREDWDKFNLWQYVSTCDEPVERAYSMANYPEEKGLIMLNVRIASPPPGMPNVPPGKMSSYIFNLKPGDKVTISGPFGEFFARDTKKEMVFVGGGAGMAPMRSHIFDQLKRIGTDRKITFWYGARSKREMFFVEDFDQLAKDNPNFTWHVALSDALPDDNWTGYTGFIHNVLYEQYLRDHEAPEDCEYYMCGPPIMNQSVINMLLDLGVDREDIMLDDFGG from the coding sequence ATGGAAGAGTTTGCCCTTGGCATCACGTTCTTTATCCTGATCGTTCTGGCGCTGGTGGCGATCATCCTGTTCGCCCGTAGCCGTCTGGTTTCCACCGGCAACGTGAATATCACCATCAACGGCGAGCGGACCATTTCCGTTCCCGCTGGTGGCAAGCTGCTCGGTGTGCTGGCAAGTCAGAAAATCTTCGTGCCCTCCGCCTGTGGCGGTGGTGGTACCTGCGCCCAGTGTCGATGCAAGGTGTTCGAAGGTGGCGGGTCGATCCTGCCAACCGAAGAAACCCACATCACCAAGCGTGAAGCCCGCAGTGGCGACCGCCTATCCTGTCAGGTTGCCGTCAAACAGGACATGAAGATCGAGGTGCCCGAAGAAGTCTTTGGCGTCAAGAAATGGGAATGCACCGTCAAGTCCAACGACAATGTTGCGACCTTCATCAAGAATCTCGTTCTGGAATTGCCAGAAGGGGAGGACGTGAAGTTCCGCGCCGGTGGCTATATCCAGATCGAAGCACCTGCTCATACCGTGAAATATTCCGATTTCGAGGTTGCGGAGGAATATCGCGAGGATTGGGACAAGTTCAATCTCTGGCAATATGTCTCCACATGTGACGAGCCGGTCGAGCGCGCCTATTCGATGGCCAACTATCCTGAAGAAAAAGGCCTCATCATGCTCAATGTGCGTATCGCCAGCCCCCCTCCGGGCATGCCGAACGTGCCTCCGGGCAAGATGTCTTCCTACATCTTCAATCTCAAGCCCGGTGACAAGGTCACCATTTCCGGTCCGTTTGGCGAGTTCTTTGCCCGCGATACCAAAAAGGAAATGGTCTTTGTCGGTGGTGGTGCCGGTATGGCGCCAATGCGCTCGCACATCTTTGACCAGCTCAAACGGATCGGCACAGATCGCAAGATCACCTTCTGGTATGGCGCCCGTTCCAAGCGCGAAATGTTCTTCGTTGAAGATTTCGACCAGCTGGCCAAGGACAATCCGAATTTCACCTGGCATGTGGCCCTGTCTGATGCGCTGCCTGACGACAACTGGACCGGCTATACCGGCTTCATTCACAATGTGCTGTATGAACAGTATCTGCGTGACCATGAGGCTCCGGAAGACTGCGAATATTATATGTGCGGTCCTCCGATCATGAACCAGTCCGTGATCAACATGCTGCTTGATTTGGGCGTTGACCGCGAAGACATTATGCTTGATGACTTTGGTGGCTAA
- a CDS encoding GFA family protein: MLEPGHTYNAACHCGSVQFRVTLSEGKQSPRRCTCSICRMRGAAAVSAPQEGITFLKGEDMLTKYQFGTMTAAHYFCSKCGIYTHHTRRSNPNEYGINIACIEGVSPFDFEEIVVFDGINHPQDNDGVSNIAGYLRYSKE; the protein is encoded by the coding sequence ATGTTAGAGCCCGGACATACCTATAATGCCGCATGCCATTGCGGATCTGTTCAGTTTCGTGTCACCTTGTCAGAAGGGAAGCAGTCGCCGCGCCGCTGCACCTGCTCCATATGCCGCATGCGCGGGGCTGCTGCCGTATCCGCCCCACAGGAAGGCATCACATTCCTCAAGGGTGAGGATATGCTGACCAAATATCAGTTCGGCACAATGACTGCGGCACATTATTTCTGCTCCAAATGCGGCATCTACACCCACCATACGCGCCGTTCGAACCCGAATGAATATGGTATCAATATTGCCTGCATTGAGGGCGTCAGCCCGTTTGACTTCGAGGAAATCGTGGTTTTTGACGGGATCAACCACCCTCAGGACAATGACGGGGTTTCAAACATTGCCGGATATTTGCGCTACAGCAAGGAATAG
- a CDS encoding GntR family transcriptional regulator, with protein sequence MTETNRPTEQSNGRGGKKNVQKNGYQNIKDYISDKIRSRQWPPGHLLPTETELATQFDCARATVNRALGELAEEQIIDRRRKAGSRVRDGRERKANLKILFPCREVEAMGMRHRYVSLSREVCALPTLLLGPDSTDGSQDCVQLAGIHYADEEPFQYEEAWIRKDLFPSLSIDDGRAVAPCLTLLQKNPFYHGSIRITVSKATQGEARYLGLRTGEPLLNKEYILTDGVGGTPVALMQLRYKPDYSIASAF encoded by the coding sequence ATGACAGAAACAAACCGGCCGACCGAACAATCCAACGGCAGAGGCGGCAAGAAAAACGTGCAGAAGAATGGCTATCAGAACATAAAGGATTATATCTCCGACAAGATCCGCAGCAGGCAATGGCCCCCCGGACATTTGCTGCCAACAGAAACAGAGCTGGCCACGCAATTTGACTGTGCAAGGGCTACTGTCAATCGCGCTCTTGGAGAATTGGCCGAAGAGCAGATCATTGACCGGCGACGCAAGGCCGGAAGCCGCGTGCGCGATGGTCGCGAGCGCAAGGCCAACCTGAAAATCCTGTTTCCATGTCGTGAAGTGGAGGCGATGGGCATGAGGCATCGCTATGTTTCTCTCTCCCGAGAGGTATGCGCCTTGCCAACGCTTTTGCTTGGTCCTGATTCCACGGACGGATCGCAGGATTGTGTCCAACTGGCCGGCATTCACTATGCTGACGAAGAGCCCTTCCAATATGAGGAAGCGTGGATCCGCAAGGACTTGTTTCCCTCCCTGTCTATTGACGATGGAAGAGCCGTTGCTCCGTGCCTCACTCTATTGCAGAAAAACCCATTCTATCATGGGAGCATCAGGATTACTGTTTCAAAGGCCACACAAGGTGAGGCGCGATATCTGGGGCTGCGCACGGGAGAACCGCTGCTCAACAAGGAATATATCCTCACCGATGGCGTGGGAGGCACGCCGGTGGCCCTGATGCAACTTCGCTATAAGCCGGACTATAGCATCGCCAGCGCCTTCTAG
- a CDS encoding L-serine ammonia-lyase translates to MFLSIFDIFKIGIGPSSSHTMGPMNAAVRFMDDLRAGHFMGVSAEDVRRLGCSLHGSLAFTGRGHATDRAVILGLLGYTPDRLDPDEAETREAEVRREKFIAPAGFPRLRFNPEEDLVFDYGPPLPGHANGLRFFAYGEGNRQMASATYYSLGGGFIVTASELEEKISRKPDALAKEKREAGYPYPFGSAAEMLAMGQRSGLSIAAMKRANEQVSMSREALDQGMELIWQAMLSAIERGLSRDGILPGGLKVKRRAKHIHDQLIASHGNNQQMPHQVNDWLSTYAMAVNEENAAGGRVVTAPTNGAAGVVPSVLRYYRDHCPGSSDEGIQTFLLTAAAIGGLIKHNASISGAEAGCQAEVGSAAAMAASGLCAALGGSNEQIENAAEIALEHHLGMTCDPVKGLVQVPCIERNGLGAIKAVSAASLALYGDGSHFMPLDNCIRTMRETGRDMDAKYKETALGGLAVNLPEC, encoded by the coding sequence ATGTTCCTCTCCATCTTCGATATCTTCAAGATCGGCATCGGGCCGTCCTCGTCGCATACCATGGGGCCGATGAATGCGGCGGTGCGCTTCATGGACGATCTCAGGGCCGGACACTTCATGGGTGTCAGTGCGGAAGACGTCCGGCGGTTGGGCTGTTCGCTGCATGGCTCGCTGGCCTTCACCGGTCGGGGGCATGCAACAGACAGGGCGGTCATTCTGGGCCTTCTTGGCTACACACCCGACCGGCTTGATCCGGACGAGGCGGAAACCCGCGAGGCGGAGGTTCGGCGCGAGAAATTCATCGCCCCGGCAGGCTTTCCGCGCCTGCGCTTCAATCCGGAAGAGGATCTCGTCTTCGACTATGGCCCACCCCTGCCGGGACACGCCAACGGGCTTCGTTTCTTTGCCTATGGCGAGGGCAACCGGCAGATGGCGAGTGCGACCTATTATTCGCTCGGCGGCGGCTTCATTGTTACAGCAAGCGAGCTTGAAGAGAAGATCAGCCGCAAGCCGGACGCTCTCGCCAAGGAGAAGCGGGAGGCGGGCTATCCCTACCCCTTCGGCTCGGCCGCCGAAATGCTGGCGATGGGTCAGCGGTCGGGGCTTTCCATCGCGGCGATGAAACGGGCCAACGAACAGGTCAGCATGAGCCGCGAAGCGCTCGATCAGGGCATGGAGCTGATCTGGCAGGCGATGCTGTCTGCCATCGAGCGCGGGCTCTCAAGGGATGGCATCCTGCCCGGTGGCCTCAAGGTCAAGCGGCGGGCGAAACACATCCATGACCAGCTCATCGCCTCGCACGGCAACAACCAGCAGATGCCGCATCAGGTCAATGACTGGCTCAGCACCTATGCCATGGCGGTGAATGAGGAGAATGCTGCCGGTGGACGGGTTGTCACTGCCCCGACCAATGGCGCGGCGGGCGTCGTCCCTTCGGTGTTGCGCTATTATCGCGATCACTGCCCCGGCTCGTCTGATGAAGGCATTCAGACCTTCCTGCTCACGGCAGCGGCGATTGGTGGCCTCATCAAGCATAATGCCTCCATATCGGGCGCTGAAGCGGGATGTCAGGCCGAAGTGGGCTCCGCAGCGGCGATGGCCGCAAGCGGGCTGTGCGCGGCTTTGGGGGGAAGCAACGAGCAGATCGAGAATGCTGCCGAGATTGCGCTTGAACATCATCTCGGAATGACGTGCGACCCGGTGAAGGGGCTTGTGCAAGTTCCCTGCATCGAGCGCAACGGACTTGGTGCCATCAAGGCTGTCTCCGCCGCCTCTCTCGCCCTCTATGGCGACGGCTCTCATTTCATGCCGCTCGACAATTGCATCCGCACCATGCGGGAGACCGGCCGCGACATGGACGCCAAATACAAGGAGACGGCGCTCGGCGGGCTGGCCGTCAATCTGCCAGAGTGCTAG
- the gcvP gene encoding aminomethyl-transferring glycine dehydrogenase → MTFKLTDYEAYDFANRRHIGPSPSEIAEMLKVIGFTTLDELIDATVPASIRQKEPLRWGGALTEGDTLHHMRKVASKNKLLTSLIGQGYYGTTTPPVILRNILENPAWYTAYTPYQPEISQGRLEALLNFQTMISDLTGLEIANASLLDEATAAAEAMTMAKRAAKSKSDIFFVDENCHPQNIAVIETRAEPLGITIKIGAPEDLDPSEVFGAIFQYPGTHGHVRDFTGLMKALHDNKALGIVIADPLALALLKSPGEMEADIAVGSTQRFGVPLGYGGPHAAYMSCRDDFKRSMPGRIIGVTIDSHGRKAYRLALQTREQHIRREKANSNVCTAQALLAVIASMYAVYHGPDGIKAIAQYVHRKTVRLVDGLEKLGFKPEPDVFFDTVTVEVGALQGVIMNAAVANGINLRKVGSTKIGISLDEQTRPETVEAVWKSFGGDLSYGAFEHEREQDIPYRLPTTNLRTTDYLTHPIFHLNRAEAEITRYMRRLADRDLALDRAMIPLGSCTMKLNATIEMIPITWPEFANLHPFVPDDQALGYKEMIEDLNKKLCLVTGYDAISQQPNSGAQGEYAGLLTIRNYHIARGEAHRDVCLIPTSAHGTNPASAHMAGWKVIVVKSAENGDIDLKDFREKAEKYSDNLAACMITYPSTHGVFEETVQEVCAITHKHGGQVYIDGANMNAMVGLSRPGDIGGDVSHLNLHKTFCIPHGGGGPGMGPIGVKAHLAPYLPGHPERNAAIGPVSAAPFGSPSILPVSWAYCLLMGGAGLTQSTKVAILNANYIAASLKGAYEVLYHSPTGRVAHECILDTRPLKDSCEVTVDDIAKRLMDNGFHAPTMSFPVPGTLMVEPTESEPKAELDRFIAAMLDIRREAQDIEDGKIDKENNPLKNAPHTVRDLVGEWDRPYSRKQGCFPAGAFEVDKYWPPVNRIDNVYGDRHLICTCPPVDAYEADGE, encoded by the coding sequence ATGACCTTCAAACTGACCGATTACGAAGCTTATGATTTTGCCAACCGGCGCCATATCGGCCCATCGCCTTCGGAGATAGCCGAGATGCTCAAGGTGATCGGCTTCACCACCCTTGACGAGTTGATCGATGCCACGGTGCCAGCCTCCATTCGCCAGAAGGAACCTCTGCGCTGGGGCGGTGCCCTGACCGAAGGCGATACGCTGCACCATATGCGCAAGGTTGCTTCCAAGAACAAGCTGCTCACCTCGCTGATCGGACAGGGCTATTACGGCACCACCACGCCGCCGGTGATCCTTCGCAACATCCTTGAAAATCCGGCATGGTATACGGCCTACACCCCCTATCAGCCGGAGATCAGTCAGGGTCGGCTCGAGGCTCTGCTCAACTTCCAGACCATGATTTCCGATCTTACCGGTCTTGAGATCGCCAATGCGTCGCTGCTCGATGAGGCAACCGCAGCTGCCGAGGCCATGACCATGGCCAAGCGGGCTGCCAAGTCCAAATCTGATATCTTCTTTGTTGACGAGAACTGCCATCCGCAAAATATTGCCGTGATCGAAACCCGCGCCGAGCCGCTTGGCATCACCATCAAGATCGGTGCACCGGAAGATCTCGACCCCTCGGAAGTGTTCGGTGCCATCTTCCAGTATCCCGGCACCCATGGCCATGTGCGCGACTTTACCGGGCTGATGAAGGCACTGCATGACAACAAGGCGCTCGGCATCGTGATTGCAGACCCGCTGGCCCTTGCCCTGCTCAAGTCGCCGGGTGAGATGGAGGCAGACATTGCCGTCGGCTCCACCCAGCGCTTCGGTGTACCGCTCGGCTATGGTGGCCCGCATGCCGCCTACATGTCCTGCCGCGATGATTTCAAACGCTCCATGCCGGGGCGTATCATCGGCGTAACCATCGACAGCCATGGCCGCAAGGCCTATCGCCTCGCCCTTCAGACCCGCGAGCAGCATATCCGCCGCGAGAAGGCCAATTCCAACGTCTGCACCGCGCAGGCCCTTCTGGCTGTCATCGCCTCGATGTATGCGGTCTATCATGGCCCGGACGGCATCAAGGCAATTGCGCAATATGTCCATCGCAAGACCGTGCGTCTGGTCGACGGCCTCGAAAAACTTGGCTTCAAACCAGAACCGGACGTGTTCTTCGATACCGTGACTGTCGAGGTTGGCGCGCTTCAGGGCGTGATCATGAATGCAGCTGTCGCCAACGGCATCAACCTGCGCAAGGTGGGCAGCACAAAGATCGGCATCAGCCTTGACGAGCAGACCCGCCCCGAGACCGTGGAAGCGGTCTGGAAGAGCTTTGGCGGCGATCTCTCCTATGGCGCATTCGAGCATGAGCGTGAGCAGGACATCCCCTATCGCCTGCCCACTACCAACCTGCGCACCACCGACTATCTGACGCATCCGATCTTCCATCTCAACCGTGCCGAAGCCGAGATCACCCGCTATATGCGCCGCCTCGCCGACCGCGATCTGGCGCTCGACCGGGCGATGATCCCGCTCGGCTCCTGCACGATGAAGCTCAACGCGACCATCGAGATGATCCCCATCACCTGGCCGGAATTTGCCAATCTGCACCCCTTCGTGCCGGATGATCAGGCGCTCGGCTACAAGGAAATGATCGAGGATCTTAACAAGAAGCTCTGTCTGGTCACCGGCTATGACGCCATTTCCCAGCAGCCCAATTCCGGGGCGCAGGGCGAATATGCCGGTCTACTGACCATCCGCAACTATCACATTGCCCGGGGCGAAGCCCATCGCGATGTCTGCCTCATCCCGACCTCGGCCCACGGCACCAACCCGGCGTCGGCCCATATGGCGGGCTGGAAGGTGATTGTCGTCAAGTCTGCCGAGAATGGCGATATCGATCTGAAGGATTTCCGGGAAAAGGCCGAGAAATATAGCGACAATCTCGCCGCCTGCATGATCACCTATCCCTCCACCCATGGCGTGTTCGAGGAGACGGTGCAGGAGGTCTGCGCCATCACGCACAAACATGGTGGTCAGGTCTATATCGACGGGGCCAACATGAATGCCATGGTCGGGCTTTCCCGCCCCGGCGACATCGGCGGCGACGTCAGCCATCTCAACCTGCACAAAACTTTCTGCATTCCCCATGGCGGTGGCGGACCGGGCATGGGCCCGATCGGCGTCAAGGCCCATCTGGCCCCCTATCTGCCCGGCCATCCGGAACGGAATGCAGCCATCGGTCCGGTCTCTGCCGCTCCGTTCGGCTCGCCCTCGATCCTGCCGGTCAGCTGGGCCTATTGCCTGCTGATGGGTGGTGCAGGGCTTACCCAATCCACCAAGGTGGCCATTCTCAACGCCAACTATATCGCGGCCAGCCTCAAGGGAGCCTATGAGGTGCTCTACCACTCCCCGACCGGTCGGGTAGCGCATGAATGCATTCTCGACACCCGCCCCTTGAAGGACAGCTGCGAGGTGACGGTAGACGACATTGCCAAACGCCTGATGGACAACGGCTTCCATGCGCCCACCATGAGCTTCCCGGTGCCGGGCACGCTGATGGTGGAGCCGACCGAATCCGAGCCCAAGGCCGAGCTTGACCGCTTCATCGCCGCCATGCTCGACATCCGCCGCGAGGCACAGGACATCGAGGACGGCAAGATCGACAAGGAGAACAATCCGCTCAAGAACGCCCCGCACACGGTGCGTGATCTTGTCGGCGAGTGGGATCGCCCCTACTCCCGCAAGCAGGGATGTTTCCCGGCAGGTGCCTTCGAGGTCGACAAATACTGGCCGCCGGTCAACCGGATCGACAATGTCTATGGTGACCGCCACCTCATCTGCACCTGCCCGCCGGTCGATGCCTATGAGGCAGACGGGGAGTAA
- a CDS encoding cupin domain-containing protein — MGDLERGEFGAIESLQDDTSVTEAIPGVLAPAGASQPIAPGMDELGQMVREARKKKGWTLEETGRHAGIGRSTLSKIENGQTSPGFDIVRRLTQALELETPNLFLQSGKSDITGRRDVTRKGQGETKLTATYSHELLCNELTSKAMLPYVSTIKARDISDFGDWIRHRGEEFMYVLSGELELHTEHYRPLAMKAGDSVYYDSSMGHCCVTTGDEDAVVLWVSLER, encoded by the coding sequence ATGGGTGATCTGGAACGCGGCGAATTCGGCGCCATCGAGAGTTTGCAGGATGACACCTCGGTCACTGAAGCCATACCCGGAGTGCTCGCGCCTGCCGGAGCGTCCCAACCCATCGCCCCCGGCATGGATGAGCTGGGGCAGATGGTGCGGGAAGCGCGCAAGAAAAAAGGCTGGACGCTGGAGGAAACCGGACGCCATGCAGGCATTGGCCGGTCCACTCTCTCCAAGATCGAGAATGGCCAGACCAGCCCCGGCTTTGACATCGTCCGCCGCCTGACGCAGGCCCTTGAGCTGGAAACGCCCAATCTCTTCCTGCAAAGCGGCAAGAGTGACATCACGGGCCGCCGCGATGTCACCCGCAAGGGGCAGGGGGAAACCAAACTCACCGCCACCTATTCCCATGAACTCCTGTGCAATGAACTGACCAGCAAGGCGATGCTGCCCTATGTCAGCACCATCAAGGCGCGCGACATCTCCGATTTCGGCGACTGGATCCGTCATCGCGGCGAGGAATTCATGTATGTCCTTTCCGGCGAGCTGGAACTGCATACCGAGCATTACCGCCCCCTTGCCATGAAAGCGGGGGACAGCGTCTATTATGACAGTTCCATGGGCCATTGCTGTGTTACCACCGGAGATGAAGACGCGGTGGTGCTCTGGGTCAGTCTGGAGCGGTGA
- the bla gene encoding class A beta-lactamase, producing the protein MFMKLPMLCAPIVSLVLITGPVSSAIASPLPAPVLDTVAKAEKSIGGRIGIALLDNESGTSWTHRGDERFAMNSTFKSFACGALLAKVDRQEAKLETAVAIKAEDILSWAPVSEEHVGGTLTQGELCAAAITMSDNTAANKILEAIGGPSGLTAFMRSIGDNVTRLDRTEPDLNVTGPGEERDTTSPTAALASLKKLLHGDVLTDTSQAQLNKWMEDGKVTGNLIRKTLPKGWKVADKSGSGSLGSRGIIAMLTPPERKPIYMVIYLSKSQTDATTRDALIADLSDAMLKALSAQ; encoded by the coding sequence ATGTTCATGAAACTGCCCATGCTTTGTGCCCCCATTGTAAGCTTGGTTCTCATTACCGGACCAGTTAGCTCTGCAATTGCCTCTCCCCTTCCTGCCCCGGTGCTGGATACGGTGGCGAAGGCTGAGAAATCTATTGGCGGACGCATCGGAATTGCTCTTCTGGACAACGAATCCGGCACCAGTTGGACCCACCGGGGTGATGAGCGCTTTGCGATGAATAGCACGTTCAAGAGTTTTGCCTGTGGTGCCCTGCTGGCAAAGGTCGACCGGCAGGAGGCAAAGCTGGAAACAGCGGTTGCCATCAAGGCAGAAGACATCCTGTCATGGGCCCCGGTGTCTGAGGAGCATGTAGGCGGAACGCTTACGCAGGGCGAGCTGTGCGCGGCCGCCATCACCATGAGTGACAACACCGCAGCCAACAAGATTCTAGAAGCCATCGGCGGTCCGTCCGGTCTCACCGCCTTCATGCGGTCCATCGGAGATAATGTAACAAGGCTCGACCGAACGGAGCCCGACCTCAACGTGACCGGGCCGGGGGAAGAGCGTGACACGACTTCTCCAACTGCGGCACTCGCCAGCCTAAAGAAGTTACTTCATGGCGATGTCCTGACAGACACATCACAGGCACAACTCAACAAATGGATGGAAGATGGCAAGGTCACGGGCAACCTGATCCGCAAGACACTGCCGAAGGGGTGGAAAGTCGCCGACAAAAGCGGCTCAGGCAGCCTTGGCTCTCGCGGCATCATCGCCATGTTGACGCCTCCGGAACGCAAGCCGATCTACATGGTCATCTATCTCTCGAAAAGCCAAACCGACGCGACAACCCGCGACGCGCTGATTGCCGACCTGTCAGATGCCATGTTGAAGGCGCTTTCAGCTCAGTAG
- a CDS encoding LysR family transcriptional regulator: protein MDRPQLPLNALRAFEVAARQGSFTRAAIELCVTQAAISHQITALEKRLNVQLFERSPKGLRLTEEGKTLLPVMEDALDGISGVLDRFIDRQYFEVLNVGAVTTFAAGWLIEKLPRFRSANPHIDLRLSTNNNRVDLAGERLDMAIRFGDGGWAGEVRQLLFDAPISPLCCPLTASRLRQPADLLRETLLRSYRAGEWEAWFAFQGLVPPVIEGPRLDSSPAMAMLAAAGTGVAILPVCMFRNEMNSGRLVKPFELEISMGSYWLTHLSSRKPTMAMKRFAEWLRTEVGQRL, encoded by the coding sequence ATGGATAGACCTCAGCTTCCTCTCAATGCGCTGCGTGCGTTCGAAGTTGCCGCCCGGCAAGGCAGTTTTACACGGGCAGCGATTGAGTTATGCGTCACACAGGCAGCCATCAGTCACCAGATTACGGCGCTGGAGAAGCGTCTCAATGTGCAACTGTTCGAGCGCAGTCCAAAGGGACTTCGGCTGACCGAAGAGGGCAAGACATTGCTGCCCGTAATGGAAGATGCTTTGGACGGCATCTCCGGTGTGCTGGATCGCTTTATTGATCGACAATATTTCGAGGTGCTCAATGTGGGAGCTGTCACCACTTTTGCCGCTGGCTGGCTTATCGAAAAACTGCCGCGCTTCAGAAGTGCCAATCCGCATATCGATCTGCGCCTGTCGACGAACAACAACCGGGTCGATCTGGCCGGTGAGCGTCTGGATATGGCGATCCGCTTTGGAGATGGCGGCTGGGCCGGGGAGGTCAGGCAGCTGCTGTTCGATGCGCCCATCTCTCCGCTTTGCTGTCCGCTGACGGCGTCGCGTCTGCGGCAGCCGGCCGACCTGTTGCGCGAAACGCTTTTGCGGTCATATCGCGCAGGCGAATGGGAGGCCTGGTTCGCCTTTCAGGGGCTGGTTCCTCCAGTCATTGAGGGGCCACGGCTTGATTCCTCCCCCGCCATGGCCATGCTGGCCGCTGCCGGAACCGGAGTGGCGATATTGCCCGTCTGCATGTTCCGGAACGAAATGAATTCCGGTCGTCTGGTCAAGCCATTTGAGCTTGAGATATCAATGGGCAGCTATTGGCTGACGCATCTATCCTCGCGCAAACCGACCATGGCGATGAAGCGCTTTGCCGAATGGCTGAGGACCGAGGTTGGACAGCGGCTGTAG
- a CDS encoding N-acetyltransferase family protein — translation MIIRYATSADAEAITEIYNDAVRNSTAIWNDETVSVQNRMDWIAAKKVDGWPLLVAEDELGSLLGYATYGPWRAWDGYRHTVEHSVYVAKDQRGRGTGQALMKTLIGKAQQTDIHVMVAGIEASNEASIRLHRKLGFKDAGTLREVGTKFGKWLDLAFLQLTLA, via the coding sequence ATGATAATAAGATATGCAACCAGCGCCGACGCGGAAGCGATAACCGAAATCTACAATGATGCGGTGCGCAACAGCACGGCGATATGGAATGACGAGACGGTTAGCGTGCAAAACAGAATGGACTGGATTGCCGCCAAAAAGGTCGATGGCTGGCCGCTGCTGGTGGCCGAAGATGAACTGGGCTCCTTGCTCGGCTACGCCACCTATGGCCCGTGGCGCGCGTGGGATGGCTATCGCCACACCGTCGAACATTCGGTCTATGTGGCAAAGGACCAACGCGGCAGAGGCACGGGACAGGCCCTGATGAAAACCCTTATCGGCAAGGCGCAGCAGACTGACATTCATGTCATGGTGGCGGGCATCGAAGCGAGCAACGAGGCATCGATCCGCCTGCACCGCAAGCTCGGTTTCAAGGATGCGGGCACCTTGCGCGAAGTTGGCACCAAATTCGGCAAATGGCTTGACCTAGCCTTTCTTCAGCTCACGCTTGCATAG